TTCCTACAGTTCGCTTTGCAGTCTGCCTCCTTCTGTACGTAGGGTCATGTCCCATTTTCTCACATTTTACAGGTTTCTCCTTTGCACACTTTTTAGTCTGTGACATACTAAAATTAATCTCATGTTTTGGTTGAAGACTAGATAAATTTTCCAACTGAAATACATCATCTACATCAAGTGAATTTGTGTCCTCATCTTTTGATACATCAATCTTTTTATTTATCTCTGCTAAGTTCTCACTTAAGTCATTCATAACATCTTCTGCATTCTCGCTTTCGTTTTCCCGACGGTTTTCTTTAGTAGCACCATCACTAAAAATTGTTAGCCACGACAAACTGTCAGATTTCTCTACTTtacttttcttttcaatttcaggTATATTTACATCTTTATTACATTCAAGTTCAGTATTTTGCCCTAATTTATCACCAGTTTTAACAGAAGATTTCTTTTCTGACAAACTCTTTGACTGACTGCGAAGTTTCTTTCCCAACTTTTTGCCAATTTTATTGCTCTTCAGTATCTCTGCATCCCCTTCAATATTTGACCTGGATTGTACTTCGTCATCAGTCCCTAAGCTGATCTTTatctcattattatcatttttgtttgctttactTGCCATCTCATCATTTCTGTTATCTATTTTCTCATTTTCATTACTATCAGACTCTTTAGCATTTTCAATGTGTTTCTCATTCTTCTCTGATACTGTCTGTTTTTCAGCATCCTTTTTCTCTTCTGACTTGTTTGAACTCAAAGTGTTAGAAATGAAGGACAAAAACTGCTGTTGATACAAATCAAATGACAATGCAGGTTTCTGAGATTTTTTCACAGGTGAGCAAACCTTCACGTCATCATCAATTATGTCTCCTGAAAGGTCCTGCAAACTGTCCTCTTCATCAAGACCAATTGTACATAATTTACTGACAGAGGTTTTACTGGGTAAAATCACTGCTTCTTTCACAATATTGCTTTTTTCAACCTTCAATGGCATTTCTAAATCTATCTCACTAAGTTCTGACTTATTATCTAGTGTATTAGCACTACAACTTTGCTTAACAATACTTTCTGAACTGTCAACTGTATCAGTAAGCATATTTTCAGCTGTACTTATGCTAGGAACAGACATCTGTGTTTTGAAGCAAGGTTTCTTTGGAATCGGTTCAGATTTTCCATCTGCTGATAAAGCTCTTTTCTTAAACAATGGCTTTTTATTCTGTAAAGTCTTGTCATCATTTGTAGCACATAAGCTTTCATTAGACTGCTGCGAAGTTTCCTTGGTTGTTAATGAGGATGAAGAATTTGTGATATCTTTAATGGCTGATTTCTTGCTTTTAAATAATGGCTTCTTCCTAATTTGTTTGTTAGATTCATTTTGACAAGGCGTAGACGTGGCACACTTGTCTGATGCGAAACTTCTAGTATCGTCTTTATCTATTACAACAACAACAGGAGCCCCAGCTGTTTCAACCATGTCATCATTTTTCACACAAGCTTCTTCTTGTCTACTTTCCTCATTCAGTGACTCATTATCATCATAACTTTTAGCTTGATAAGAGTTTTCAACTTTGTAACCTTGTTTCTTTCTGTCACTGTCTAAATCTGATTTTTCATCTGCTTTATTTTCAGCGTAAGTTATAGCACtttctgattttttaaattcaGCACATTTTGGATTTTCAGGTTTATGTGGTGATATTGACTGATTACGCTTTCCTTTCTGTGGTGAGGCTATGGTCTCCATCCCAGATTTTtgttctgactttgactgatctTTTGGTCTTAATTTCAGTTTCAATCTACTCTTTCCTTCCTCTGAATTGTTTTGGTTTCTACCAaaagttattatcattatatcGCTGTCTTCACCATCACTCTTTTCATGTTCCAGACAATCACTATCATCTTTGATTTTGCAATCTTTTGACTTTTCATTGTGATACTCCTGTTTTGAATTTGCAAGCTGCTCTGAACTTACAGTACTATTATTATGATCACTCACTTCTGGTGACAGTATGTTACATTTAACTGGTGAAATAGGCATTTCAAATGGAGAATGAGGATTTGATGGGTTACACCTACATTTtccaggtgatcgtgtattgttGTTAGTTTCCATAATAATTCCACCACATTTATGACACATACTGTGCTCTGCTCTATTCATACCTTCTGTTAGAGGTGAATCAAGAGACAAAAGAGAGTCCTCTGTATTGAAATATGTTGGAGAATTATCTTCCATGACGACAGACCTTACAGAGTTACCATTACTTCTATTGCACGATGAGCTACTTAATACTTCAATTCCAGAATCATTGACATTGTTCATTCCTCCATCACTTTCTTTGTCATATGTTGGTAACAATTCAAGTATATCCGAATCTTCACCAGAAGCTTCCCCCTTCACTTTCAAACTGTTAACTGGGATATCCAAGTATTTCgatgcattgtatgcacaagcttCTTCTAAAGTGGACTCTATTCTGGCAGGTTTTTGGGGAGACAATTTCAGCTTTAGAATGTCATTTGGTCTGTCTCGAGGACTTGCTAGTACTTTCCATATTCCAACATCATTTAAGCTTTCGAACACGTTATCTCTCTTCTTTGGTTTCACAGCCGGAAGCTGCTCTGCTAGGAATTTACCAGTTTTATCTTTAGTTATTACAATACCATTTCTTACTTTTGATTCACCAAGGTCTTTTTGAATATGTGGACTCTGGTCACCAATACCCAAACTTTCCATGGTATCAATGTCAGTTCCATTTGATGTTCTCTTCTCGAGTTTAAGACTTGATCTACTGTCACTTTTCTCAAGTACTTTGTAAGTCTCTCCTTTACTAGGACTCACAGTAAGATCAGGACAAGCTTTTATAGTCAACTTCAACTCACTTTTCTGTTCTCCAAGTTTATATTCTGTATTCAGCCCATTAATTTTTTCTGTTTGCTTTGATTTACTCTCACCGTTTCTTT
The sequence above is a segment of the Mercenaria mercenaria strain notata chromosome 3, MADL_Memer_1, whole genome shotgun sequence genome. Coding sequences within it:
- the LOC123525400 gene encoding uncharacterized protein LOC123525400, with translation MSMCDRCGKVFQRRLHVAQHRRTHSEYRPYKCQFGHCLQSFPILSQLQIHQRIHIDHRRYHCRVCRVRFLRQSHLDHHKCQPHRRRVHKCHVCSATFLRIISLANHIYEQHSKIIKSRRLQCQQFLKGKHKKSKYKASDVENGDDSKILLKITLGKSMTIISPSKKSPNTRESKKKLPKKKSKKKRRKDDKKQGKKGIILSIKKGMVNVKDKRNGESKSKQTEKINGLNTEYKLGEQKSELKLTIKACPDLTVSPSKGETYKVLEKSDSRSSLKLEKRTSNGTDIDTMESLGIGDQSPHIQKDLGESKVRNGIVITKDKTGKFLAEQLPAVKPKKRDNVFESLNDVGIWKVLASPRDRPNDILKLKLSPQKPARIESTLEEACAYNASKYLDIPVNSLKVKGEASGEDSDILELLPTYDKESDGGMNNVNDSGIEVLSSSSCNRSNGNSVRSVVMEDNSPTYFNTEDSLLSLDSPLTEGMNRAEHSMCHKCGGIIMETNNNTRSPGKCRCNPSNPHSPFEMPISPVKCNILSPEVSDHNNSTVSSEQLANSKQEYHNEKSKDCKIKDDSDCLEHEKSDGEDSDIMIITFGRNQNNSEEGKSRLKLKLRPKDQSKSEQKSGMETIASPQKGKRNQSISPHKPENPKCAEFKKSESAITYAENKADEKSDLDSDRKKQGYKVENSYQAKSYDDNESLNEESRQEEACVKNDDMVETAGAPVVVVIDKDDTRSFASDKCATSTPCQNESNKQIRKKPLFKSKKSAIKDITNSSSSLTTKETSQQSNESLCATNDDKTLQNKKPLFKKRALSADGKSEPIPKKPCFKTQMSVPSISTAENMLTDTVDSSESIVKQSCSANTLDNKSELSEIDLEMPLKVEKSNIVKEAVILPSKTSVSKLCTIGLDEEDSLQDLSGDIIDDDVKVCSPVKKSQKPALSFDLYQQQFLSFISNTLSSNKSEEKKDAEKQTVSEKNEKHIENAKESDSNENEKIDNRNDEMASKANKNDNNEIKISLGTDDEVQSRSNIEGDAEILKSNKIGKKLGKKLRSQSKSLSEKKSSVKTGDKLGQNTELECNKDVNIPEIEKKSKVEKSDSLSWLTIFSDGATKENRRENESENAEDVMNDLSENLAEINKKIDVSKDEDTNSLDVDDVFQLENLSSLQPKHEINFSMSQTKKCAKEKPVKCEKMGHDPTYRRRQTAKRTVGKFKSEKRKIGSDYEYSDESSDAETIDLLSSHPGSDPDFNPFADSDEDFENAPRKRRESRTCVRVKKRTLNGSESSDSDNESKCSETDKLDSESQSSRSRRTKKGRKSSCPCCLGSPRKSFRGHGGDQHSVSRNDAYKLPRRHKQFVRSTLKLLRLQEKIHTLFLTLFPECAEMITHSNIGTEDFESLIDDVLNGLEDKPEIPFSSISHSVNFLKKDVENQFESCPASNIEMPFTASGSATRTSEIDLINASGDDRSPTEACLVQTVKHKSQITVDLGKSSEHTEDKYEINTAGKEIDAGISWQQSSLFNQTSLAASTSSSTSLKFENNTLNDYDEPMEESVYESVISHPSAVSESSLVYTQESITAQVASAHYSTQSEIDMINVNPVVHLDVLDHAEPFDNVEYYGPEVDSDPGVQSEITITLDLNAARVSLCRSPSYCLQKLHNQIIKLTKFFYPKLEFKNYFYKNIDNLEFLLDLMLEANSQDNPADRESENEMLEEEISDKWHHVPLNEINVIQAPIIKEDDTVKVNFLGMKNEIKAEEREPLIVKCSDLFEQEIKSQRESLMKDVFSLEEDKTKETWKSAEEVLNSISSLKKMARQTENAQRTRRPRDCRLRKRSADEKRTLFVQEKLQNSQNSTFVCDTKARSGKRGRPGRKPSRPENSKKRFLSELNLSDKLVSEGIENKLVENTSEKTNGHVLAIDKQRETRNKSEDNLSNKSEKVALTEQSLEKSLKDRSEAVDSTDDTDSSIKAGVKNIFELMQPS